The following coding sequences lie in one beta proteobacterium CB genomic window:
- a CDS encoding SirA family protein has protein sequence MSNAIEFNLEVDAIGMNCPLPILRTKKALATMQSGEVLKVKATDSGAAHDFPAFAKQTGNELLSSTTEGDVLVFFLKRR, from the coding sequence GTGAGTAATGCTATCGAATTTAATCTTGAGGTCGATGCGATTGGCATGAACTGCCCGCTGCCAATTTTACGTACCAAGAAAGCCTTAGCCACCATGCAGTCTGGTGAAGTGCTGAAGGTAAAAGCAACGGATTCTGGTGCGGCTCATGACTTCCCCGCATTTGCAAAGCAGACTGGTAATGAGCTCCTTTCCAGTACTACAGAGGGCGATGTATTGGTTTTCTTCCTCAAGAGAAGGTAA